In uncultured Campylobacter sp., a genomic segment contains:
- the msrB gene encoding peptide-methionine (R)-S-oxide reductase MsrB has translation MKISKVLICLFVLAAGYLVALNAAGGGSSADANFKVKGGGVNANVKEIYLAGGCFWGMEAYYKQLDGIVATQVGYANGKSDKASYEGLHSSDHAETLHLKYDANVISEPEILAHYFRIIDPFSIDKQGNDRGRQYRTGIYYTDEASGETARKFVAFKQSKYDEKIAVEVMPLKNYVKAEDYHQDYLDKNPGGYCHIDLRLAKKPLYDDKAFKAQSKEELKRTLSDLQYSVTQEKDTERPFSSEYDKNYKKGIYIDIVSKKPLFSSTDKYNSGTGWPSFSKPITTDAIAYARDDSHGMQRVEVSSRVGGSHLGHVFEDGPRDKGGMRYCINGASLEFIPLEEMDARGYGEYKIYVE, from the coding sequence TTGGCGGCAGGTTATTTAGTCGCGCTTAATGCCGCAGGCGGCGGTAGCTCGGCGGACGCAAATTTTAAAGTTAAAGGAGGCGGCGTGAACGCAAACGTAAAAGAAATTTATCTAGCAGGCGGCTGCTTCTGGGGCATGGAGGCTTATTACAAACAGCTCGACGGTATAGTCGCGACGCAGGTGGGCTACGCCAACGGCAAGAGCGATAAAGCAAGCTACGAGGGCTTACATAGCAGCGATCATGCCGAGACGCTACACTTAAAATACGACGCCAACGTCATCAGCGAGCCTGAAATTTTGGCGCATTATTTCCGCATTATCGATCCGTTCTCTATCGATAAGCAAGGCAACGACCGCGGTCGCCAGTATCGCACGGGGATCTACTACACCGACGAGGCGAGCGGCGAGACGGCGCGTAAATTCGTAGCCTTTAAGCAGAGTAAATATGATGAAAAGATAGCGGTCGAGGTTATGCCGCTTAAAAACTACGTTAAGGCGGAGGATTACCACCAAGACTATCTAGACAAAAACCCGGGCGGCTACTGCCATATCGATCTGCGCCTCGCTAAAAAGCCGCTTTACGATGACAAAGCCTTCAAAGCGCAGAGCAAAGAGGAGCTTAAAAGAACTCTGAGCGACCTGCAATACAGCGTCACGCAGGAAAAAGATACCGAGCGACCGTTTTCGAGCGAATACGACAAGAATTATAAAAAGGGCATCTACATCGACATCGTGTCGAAAAAGCCGCTCTTTTCCTCTACCGACAAATACAACTCCGGCACCGGCTGGCCGAGCTTTTCAAAGCCGATAACGACCGATGCGATCGCCTATGCGCGAGACGACAGCCACGGTATGCAGCGCGTCGAGGTCTCCAGCCGCGTAGGAGGCAGCCATTTAGGACACGTCTTTGAGGACGGACCGAGAGATAAGGGCGGTATGAGATACTGCATCAACGGCGCGAGCTTGGAATTTATACCGCTTGAGGAGATGGACGCGCGCGGCTACGGCGAGTATAAAATTTACGTAGAGTAA